From a single Asticcacaulis sp. MM231 genomic region:
- the rpsT gene encoding 30S ribosomal protein S20, with amino-acid sequence MANNPGARKAIRKIAARTEVNKARRSRVRTFVRKFEEALTGGNADVAKAAFVEAQSELMRAVSKGVVHKNTGSRKVSRLAAQLKKLATA; translated from the coding sequence ATGGCCAATAACCCCGGCGCCCGCAAAGCGATCCGTAAGATCGCTGCCCGTACCGAAGTCAACAAGGCGCGTCGTTCGCGCGTCCGTACCTTCGTGCGCAAGTTTGAAGAAGCCCTGACCGGCGGTAACGCTGATGTCGCCAAGGCCGCCTTCGTCGAGGCGCAATCCGAGCTGATGCGCGCTGTCTCCAAGGGTGTGGTTCACAAGAACACCGGTTCGCGTAAAGTGTCCCGTCTGGCAGCTCAGCTCAAGAAGCTGGCCACCGCCTAA